A region from the Salicibibacter cibarius genome encodes:
- a CDS encoding YkvI family membrane protein: MKNSFRVAGAIVGTIIGAGYASGQEVLQFFSSSGWLGTVGAIITIGLYPLICYYVVLLGQKNRSYSHKNVIYQICGKYLGFVVDILLAFFYFGLGVTMVAGSGALFAQQFEINPVIGYMILTTFVILTLILNIRTIVTVLSWITPYAFVLFVILAIYSISISSLETSELDSIAMNQLSASPNWLLSAILHVSFNIAVGFAMMVVIGGTEKDKKATRRGAIIGGIILGLIALIVHLAVYLNIDMLQDAEMPMLILATDISPIVGLLMAIALLGMIFSSTVPYLYTFTARFFQADTRRFNIAAIFVGITAFSLGFVGFSDLVNTVYPLMGYLGFVLIGALIVQLFRSRRQKINTAGSKEEV; the protein is encoded by the coding sequence TTGAAAAACAGCTTTCGTGTTGCTGGTGCTATAGTAGGTACAATTATTGGAGCTGGGTATGCCTCAGGCCAGGAAGTTCTTCAGTTTTTTTCAAGTTCTGGATGGTTAGGAACTGTAGGAGCTATTATTACTATTGGTCTTTATCCCTTAATTTGTTATTATGTCGTACTATTAGGACAAAAGAATCGTAGTTATTCGCATAAAAATGTTATATATCAGATTTGTGGAAAATATTTGGGCTTTGTAGTTGATATTTTATTGGCGTTTTTCTATTTTGGCCTTGGAGTAACAATGGTAGCAGGCAGTGGTGCACTTTTTGCACAACAATTTGAAATAAACCCTGTAATCGGGTATATGATTTTAACAACTTTTGTTATATTGACATTAATTCTCAATATCAGAACGATAGTGACAGTACTTAGCTGGATTACTCCATATGCGTTCGTATTATTTGTCATCTTAGCGATCTATTCTATATCTATCAGTAGCCTTGAAACTTCTGAATTAGATAGCATCGCGATGAACCAGCTTTCTGCTTCCCCAAATTGGTTGTTAAGTGCCATTCTTCATGTATCGTTTAATATAGCTGTAGGTTTTGCAATGATGGTGGTTATAGGGGGAACAGAAAAAGATAAAAAAGCAACTAGAAGGGGAGCTATCATAGGGGGTATAATTCTTGGTCTTATAGCATTAATAGTTCATCTAGCTGTCTATTTAAATATTGATATGCTACAAGATGCAGAAATGCCAATGCTAATACTTGCTACAGATATAAGCCCAATAGTTGGACTTTTAATGGCTATAGCTCTACTAGGTATGATTTTTAGTTCAACCGTACCTTATTTATATACATTTACTGCTCGTTTTTTTCAAGCAGATACTCGGCGGTTTAATATAGCTGCTATTTTTGTTGGTATAACTGCTTTTTCATTAGGTTTTGTAGGTTTTTCTGATCTAGTGAACACTGTTTATCCCCTAATGGGATATTTAGGTTTTGTTTTAATAGGAGCTTTGATTGTGCAATTATTTAGAAGCAGAAGACAAAAAATAAATACAGCAGGATCTAAGGAAGAAGTGTAA
- a CDS encoding aspartate aminotransferase family protein, protein MKTSQETLYEKDSQYVWHHLKPHQKGENPLVIDSASGAWITDIEGNGYLDGMSGLWCVNAGYGRTEMVEAATEQLHKMPFHPLSNSHVPAIELSEKLNQWLKGDYRIFFSNSGSEANETAFKIARQYHHQKGEPGRYKFISRYRAYHGNTLGALAATGQAQRKYRYEPLAPGFVHVHAPDEYRVPSGQSFEEWSLECARMMEETVQWERPETVAGVIMEPIITGGGVLIPHPSYVKKVEEICKKYGLLLINDEVICGFGRTGENFGYQNYGIEPDIVTMAKGITSGYLPLAATAVKQELYEPFKGEEESDHFRQVNTFGGNPAACKLAVKNLEIMERENLVERSKKLGARIREDIRPLEDHPNVGNIRQKGLLFGIELVKDKETKEPVSAETIGNVIAECKSRGLIIGKNADTVAGYSNTVTLAPPLNMTDEDAERIVRTLKEVFRGE, encoded by the coding sequence ATGAAAACATCACAAGAAACTTTATATGAAAAAGACAGCCAGTACGTTTGGCATCATCTTAAACCTCATCAAAAAGGGGAAAATCCATTGGTGATTGACAGTGCTTCCGGTGCCTGGATTACGGATATTGAAGGCAATGGTTATCTAGACGGGATGTCGGGTCTATGGTGTGTTAACGCGGGTTATGGGCGTACCGAGATGGTTGAAGCGGCTACGGAGCAACTTCATAAGATGCCTTTCCACCCCTTGTCCAACAGTCATGTGCCTGCGATTGAATTATCCGAAAAACTTAACCAGTGGTTGAAGGGCGATTATCGGATTTTCTTTTCAAACAGTGGTTCGGAAGCAAATGAAACCGCTTTTAAAATCGCAAGACAATATCACCATCAAAAGGGAGAGCCCGGGCGCTATAAATTTATTTCCCGCTATCGTGCTTATCATGGGAACACATTAGGGGCTCTTGCCGCCACAGGGCAAGCGCAGCGTAAGTATCGTTATGAGCCGCTTGCTCCCGGGTTTGTTCATGTCCATGCGCCTGATGAATACCGAGTGCCATCCGGTCAGTCATTCGAGGAATGGAGTCTGGAATGTGCCCGAATGATGGAAGAAACAGTCCAATGGGAACGGCCTGAAACCGTGGCGGGAGTAATCATGGAACCAATTATTACAGGCGGAGGCGTTCTGATTCCCCATCCATCTTACGTTAAGAAAGTGGAAGAGATATGCAAAAAGTATGGGCTGCTTCTTATTAATGATGAAGTGATTTGCGGGTTTGGGCGTACAGGTGAAAATTTCGGCTATCAAAATTATGGGATTGAACCGGACATCGTGACGATGGCTAAAGGCATTACGAGTGGTTATTTACCGTTAGCGGCAACTGCTGTAAAACAAGAACTCTATGAACCTTTTAAAGGAGAAGAGGAAAGTGACCATTTTCGGCAAGTGAATACGTTCGGGGGCAACCCGGCTGCTTGTAAATTGGCTGTGAAAAACCTAGAGATTATGGAAAGGGAGAATCTCGTCGAACGTTCAAAAAAATTGGGTGCACGGATCAGGGAAGATATTCGACCATTGGAAGATCACCCAAATGTCGGAAACATTCGCCAGAAAGGCTTGCTCTTTGGCATTGAACTCGTGAAAGATAAGGAAACAAAAGAACCAGTTTCTGCAGAAACCATCGGAAACGTCATAGCCGAATGTAAATCCAGAGGATTGATTATTGGTAAAAACGCCGACACCGTTGCCGGTTATAGCAATACAGTAACACTGGCGCCTCCACTTAATATGACTGATGAAGATGCGGAGAGGATTGTAAGAACGTTGAAAGAGGTTTTCAGGGGTGAGTGA
- a CDS encoding phosphonoacetaldehyde hydrolase, protein MNNSSFKYLKAVFYGCFSPLDVFLEIFQKKDIEITEEEVRKHMGYQNWDRNQAISKLERFAMLWKEKYGQYPKTKDVDELYADFEPALLSISSKPSV, encoded by the coding sequence ATGAATAATTCATCTTTTAAGTATCTGAAAGCAGTATTTTATGGATGTTTTTCCCCGCTCGATGTATTTTTAGAGATATTCCAAAAGAAAGACATTGAAATCACGGAAGAAGAAGTGCGAAAACATATGGGATACCAGAATTGGGATCGTAATCAAGCTATAAGCAAGTTGGAGCGGTTTGCTATGTTATGGAAAGAAAAATATGGTCAATATCCCAAAACGAAAGATGTAGACGAGCTTTATGCAGATTTTGAACCTGCATTACTATCCATATCATCCAAACCTAGCGTCTAA
- the yhfZ gene encoding GntR family transcriptional regulator YhfZ encodes MNGSWAKLYSKNGLAAKQIAGKLVYLEVGQRIPRVIDFVHEFSMGRGTVQDALKLLEEMKAVHLEAKGHLGTFILKMDTQKLLEIAGIGPLIGVMPLPYSRKYEGLATGLVEGFEHQHIRANLAYMRGAAQRVDALKSGRYDFVLLSRMAAERALEERQGLEIVYSFGEETYVSGHDIFFHDPNVRKIESGMRVGIDRTSPDQFLLTEYECEGVDVTFTDVNYMQLFEMLKSGELDAAVWNKDEGRVMTQLNHATFHSQKANELSKKVSEAALMIEKDQIETKHRIMQLGLQQTTDIQRKVEQGFMHPRY; translated from the coding sequence ATGAACGGGAGCTGGGCGAAGTTATATTCCAAGAATGGTTTAGCAGCAAAACAGATCGCTGGGAAATTGGTATACCTGGAAGTTGGGCAACGGATCCCAAGGGTGATTGATTTTGTCCATGAGTTTTCCATGGGGAGGGGGACGGTTCAGGATGCCCTGAAATTATTAGAGGAAATGAAAGCGGTTCATTTGGAGGCCAAAGGTCACTTAGGTACGTTTATCCTGAAAATGGATACTCAAAAGTTACTTGAAATTGCGGGAATTGGCCCGTTAATTGGCGTAATGCCGCTTCCGTATTCGCGTAAATATGAAGGGTTGGCGACAGGTCTTGTTGAGGGTTTCGAGCACCAACATATTCGTGCAAATTTGGCTTATATGCGCGGGGCGGCGCAAAGAGTCGATGCGTTAAAGTCAGGCCGGTATGATTTCGTGTTACTATCAAGGATGGCAGCGGAACGGGCATTGGAAGAAAGGCAGGGGCTGGAAATCGTGTATAGTTTTGGCGAAGAGACCTATGTTTCCGGCCATGATATTTTTTTTCATGATCCCAATGTTCGCAAAATAGAATCGGGAATGCGGGTCGGGATTGATCGCACGTCACCGGATCAATTTTTATTAACGGAATATGAGTGTGAAGGCGTGGATGTGACGTTTACGGATGTCAATTATATGCAACTGTTTGAGATGTTGAAAAGCGGAGAGTTGGATGCGGCGGTTTGGAATAAAGATGAGGGGCGCGTCATGACTCAACTCAATCACGCCACGTTTCATTCCCAAAAAGCGAATGAACTGTCTAAAAAAGTAAGTGAGGCTGCGTTAATGATAGAAAAAGACCAAATCGAGACAAAACATCGCATCATGCAGCTGGGTTTGCAACAAACAACGGACATTCAGCGCAAAGTGGAACAAGGTTTCATGCATCCCCGTTATTAA
- a CDS encoding YhfT family protein: MEMILIILIGAFGAILANRNIAVFNDGLRPIVSEHIEGNMSRRDLGLTAFAMSFGLVVGFGVPFTLAASIILVHAIFLGTDIVGLITPKNRWGTPVAAIVGGAYGAGIWVGLEWFVQMFEYLPVNFLEPLEQVGDPVVVAFMVFPALAIAFQFTIKKGILAFAAAAIVRQIAVWLNENEIIAFGDLVVELNQEGMALITGMIFLLVFAMREKPEEGGSSIDLASVFSEKVKRIRSNVVYFMIIGGLIAAATNMWMMAGDPISLNILAEGNDTDAGIAAVARALGFIPLVASTAIATGVYSPVGFTLVFVVGLFMPNVWLAGIIGALVIMGEVFLLNGIARFMDKYPGIRNSGENIRSAMTKILEVALLIGGANAANAIIPGFGFFFIAGVYLLNEAAGRPIVGMAIGPIGAIAIGIIANILAVVGLL, translated from the coding sequence ATGGAAATGATCCTGATTATTTTGATCGGCGCTTTTGGAGCGATATTGGCCAATCGAAATATCGCGGTTTTTAACGATGGATTAAGACCGATTGTTTCCGAGCATATTGAAGGGAACATGAGCCGCAGGGATTTGGGACTAACCGCGTTTGCCATGAGTTTTGGCCTTGTGGTTGGCTTTGGCGTTCCTTTTACATTGGCGGCCAGCATCATTTTGGTGCATGCCATTTTCCTCGGAACCGATATTGTTGGTTTAATTACTCCTAAAAATCGTTGGGGTACCCCGGTTGCTGCCATCGTCGGCGGTGCCTACGGCGCAGGGATATGGGTCGGGCTTGAATGGTTTGTGCAAATGTTTGAGTACTTGCCGGTCAATTTTCTTGAACCTTTAGAGCAAGTCGGTGACCCGGTCGTTGTCGCGTTTATGGTCTTCCCGGCGCTTGCCATTGCCTTTCAGTTCACTATTAAAAAAGGGATTCTCGCTTTTGCAGCCGCGGCGATTGTTCGACAGATTGCTGTGTGGCTGAATGAAAATGAAATTATTGCTTTCGGCGACTTAGTAGTTGAGTTGAATCAAGAAGGGATGGCGCTCATTACCGGAATGATCTTCTTGCTCGTCTTTGCCATGCGCGAGAAGCCGGAAGAAGGCGGATCGAGTATCGATCTGGCCAGTGTGTTCAGTGAAAAAGTAAAAAGAATTCGCAGTAACGTTGTTTATTTTATGATTATCGGCGGTTTAATTGCCGCTGCCACCAATATGTGGATGATGGCCGGTGATCCTATTTCATTGAATATCTTGGCGGAAGGCAATGACACAGATGCTGGAATCGCGGCTGTGGCACGAGCTTTAGGCTTTATCCCGCTCGTTGCCAGTACAGCGATTGCCACCGGGGTTTATAGTCCGGTCGGTTTCACCCTCGTCTTTGTCGTCGGGTTGTTCATGCCCAACGTCTGGTTAGCAGGCATTATTGGAGCCCTTGTCATTATGGGAGAAGTCTTTCTCTTGAATGGCATCGCCCGTTTTATGGATAAATACCCGGGCATTCGTAATTCCGGGGAGAATATTCGCAGTGCGATGACGAAAATTTTGGAAGTGGCCCTCTTAATCGGCGGGGCCAATGCTGCCAATGCCATCATTCCCGGCTTCGGTTTCTTCTTTATTGCCGGCGTTTATTTGCTCAATGAAGCAGCGGGAAGACCGATTGTCGGTATGGCCATCGGTCCGATTGGCGCGATTGCCATCGGAATTATTGCCAACATCTTGGCAGTCGTAGGGCTGCTTTAA
- a CDS encoding PRD domain-containing protein has product MVHVHERLRILLEGDVITKEASEIAAEAVDRLGIHAPQPQIDMLVTHLATALTRMERGEALEAPPEEMFKEVEHSSHIKDANEEISWVEGRFGQSLPEEEQKFLKIHYVSIFQEMGGE; this is encoded by the coding sequence ATGGTACATGTTCACGAACGTTTAAGGATTCTTTTGGAAGGAGATGTGATTACAAAAGAAGCTTCTGAGATTGCTGCTGAAGCTGTCGACAGGTTAGGAATCCATGCGCCGCAGCCGCAGATCGATATGCTTGTCACTCACCTTGCCACCGCTTTAACCCGTATGGAGCGGGGGGAGGCGTTGGAAGCGCCACCGGAAGAGATGTTCAAGGAAGTAGAGCATTCATCGCATATAAAAGATGCAAATGAAGAGATTAGCTGGGTAGAAGGGCGTTTCGGTCAATCCTTGCCGGAGGAAGAGCAAAAGTTTTTGAAGATCCATTATGTCTCTATTTTTCAAGAAATGGGAGGAGAATGA
- a CDS encoding DUF2620 family protein yields MKVVIGGQVDKKEVEALVKEHGEGVTTSVKSDVEAAMAIKSGQADIYVGACATGGGGALAMATAILGKDQCETVSMPGRKPDESKIKQAVAQGKKAYGFTADHKREAISLIMNALLNN; encoded by the coding sequence ATGAAGGTAGTGATTGGCGGTCAAGTTGATAAGAAAGAAGTAGAAGCGTTAGTGAAAGAACATGGGGAGGGCGTGACCACATCCGTTAAATCCGATGTAGAAGCAGCTATGGCGATTAAATCCGGGCAAGCGGATATTTATGTAGGCGCTTGTGCGACCGGTGGCGGTGGAGCATTGGCGATGGCCACGGCGATTCTCGGAAAAGATCAATGTGAAACAGTATCGATGCCGGGGCGAAAACCGGATGAGTCCAAAATTAAGCAAGCGGTGGCACAAGGCAAGAAAGCGTACGGATTTACAGCGGACCATAAGCGAGAAGCCATCTCTCTCATTATGAACGCTCTTTTGAACAATTAG
- a CDS encoding aconitate hydratase produces the protein MGMNVTQKLISDHLVSGDMKQGEEIGMKIDQTLTQDATGTLVMLELEAMGIDQVKTEVSAQYVDHNLIQEDHKNPDDHLFLQSATQRFGIHFSKAGNGVSHPVHMQRLGKPGKTLLGSDSHTCAAGSLGMLAIGAGGMEVAMAAAGKPFYVKMPQVWGVKLTGDLPDWVSAKDVILELLRRHDVKGGSGKIIEYYGPGVKKLSAMDRHVIANMGAELGATTSVFPSDENVKDFLTAEKRGDDWTPLEADADATYDIDEEINMSELEPLIAKPSSPGNVVPVREVAGEPVYQTYIGSSANPGYRDFAIVAQIVKGRTIAEGVSLDVNPSSRQTLSDLIKTENLFHLIDAGGRLHQAGCNGCIGMGQAPASGRNSLRTVPRNFPGRSGTREDSVFLCSPEVAAAAALTGKITDPRDLDMDYPTVDIPEPTINNDLLDEPLPLEQARQVKIEKGPNIASIPDFDSLPDELEISVGLKVGDNISTDEILAGGGRVLPYRSNLPEISKFTFEKVDETYYDRAMELKEQGGHAIIGGSNYGQGSSREHAALAPRFLGLRVVIAKDIARIHWQNLPNFGVLPLTFANETDHDKIKQGDVLKLTNVRESIQQSNKINVEVNGKETIETKHALSERQIEIMLEGGLINWVKKGEVPS, from the coding sequence ATGGGAATGAATGTTACACAGAAATTGATCAGCGATCACCTTGTTTCCGGAGACATGAAGCAAGGCGAAGAGATTGGCATGAAAATTGATCAGACATTAACTCAAGATGCAACCGGAACGCTTGTCATGCTAGAGCTTGAGGCGATGGGCATCGATCAAGTGAAAACGGAAGTTTCCGCGCAGTACGTCGACCACAATTTAATCCAGGAAGACCATAAAAACCCCGATGACCATTTGTTTTTGCAAAGCGCGACGCAACGATTCGGCATCCATTTTAGCAAAGCCGGCAATGGGGTAAGCCATCCGGTCCATATGCAACGACTCGGCAAGCCGGGGAAAACGCTCTTAGGTTCGGATAGCCATACGTGTGCGGCCGGTTCGCTCGGGATGCTTGCCATCGGTGCCGGCGGAATGGAAGTTGCTATGGCAGCAGCCGGAAAACCGTTCTATGTAAAAATGCCGCAAGTGTGGGGCGTGAAGCTGACCGGTGATTTGCCGGATTGGGTGAGCGCAAAAGATGTGATTCTGGAATTGTTGCGTCGTCACGATGTCAAAGGCGGCAGCGGCAAAATCATTGAATATTACGGTCCCGGCGTGAAAAAGCTTTCGGCGATGGATCGTCACGTGATTGCCAACATGGGAGCGGAACTCGGGGCAACGACTTCTGTTTTTCCGTCGGATGAAAACGTGAAAGACTTTTTGACCGCCGAAAAACGCGGAGATGACTGGACTCCGTTGGAAGCAGACGCGGATGCCACATATGACATTGATGAGGAGATCAACATGTCCGAATTGGAGCCGCTGATTGCTAAGCCTTCCAGTCCCGGCAACGTCGTTCCTGTTCGTGAAGTCGCGGGTGAACCTGTCTATCAAACGTATATCGGTTCCTCAGCCAATCCGGGTTACCGCGATTTCGCGATTGTGGCGCAGATTGTAAAAGGTCGTACAATCGCCGAAGGCGTCTCCCTCGATGTGAACCCATCATCGCGGCAGACGTTGTCGGATCTTATCAAAACAGAAAATCTATTTCATTTGATTGACGCCGGCGGTCGTTTGCACCAGGCCGGTTGCAACGGGTGTATCGGCATGGGGCAAGCGCCTGCATCCGGAAGAAACAGTTTGCGTACGGTGCCGCGGAATTTCCCCGGTCGTTCGGGAACGAGAGAAGACAGTGTGTTTTTATGCAGCCCCGAAGTAGCGGCAGCAGCTGCTTTAACCGGCAAAATCACCGATCCGCGCGATCTTGATATGGATTATCCGACGGTCGATATACCGGAGCCGACCATCAACAATGACTTGCTTGATGAACCACTTCCGCTCGAACAAGCGCGGCAAGTCAAGATTGAAAAAGGACCGAACATCGCGTCGATTCCGGATTTTGATAGTCTCCCGGATGAACTGGAAATCTCGGTCGGCCTTAAAGTCGGTGACAATATTTCTACAGACGAAATACTTGCCGGCGGCGGACGAGTGCTCCCTTATCGAAGCAACCTTCCTGAAATTAGCAAGTTCACCTTCGAAAAAGTCGATGAAACTTATTATGACCGGGCAATGGAACTAAAAGAACAAGGCGGTCACGCGATCATTGGAGGCAGCAACTACGGGCAAGGGTCCAGCCGTGAACACGCTGCACTTGCACCACGGTTTTTAGGGCTTCGTGTCGTCATCGCGAAGGATATCGCCCGTATCCATTGGCAAAACCTTCCTAACTTCGGCGTGTTGCCGCTCACATTTGCCAATGAAACTGACCACGATAAAATCAAGCAAGGCGATGTACTCAAACTGACGAATGTACGAGAATCCATCCAGCAATCGAACAAGATCAACGTTGAAGTCAACGGGAAAGAAACAATCGAAACCAAACACGCTCTCTCCGAACGCCAAATCGAAATCATGCTCGAAGGCGGCTTGATCAATTGGGTGAAAAAGGGTGAAGTGCCGAGTTAA
- a CDS encoding CoA-acylating methylmalonate-semialdehyde dehydrogenase codes for MAQQLKNYINGEWRESRSDGEDIFNPADGTVIAHTPHSTAEDVNDAVQAARDAYQSWRKTPVPKRARLMYTFHELLLNHHKELAELLTKENGKTYKDAYGEVLRGIENVEFASGAPDLMKGEILPDIAEGIDSGMYRYPVGVVGGITPFNFPMMVPCWMFPLAIACGNTFVLKPSERTPLLAQRLAELLEESGVPKGVFNIVHGANDVVNGLLENDGIDAISFVGSEPVARHVYQTASQYGKRVQALGGAKNHAIVLDDANLDKTVSGVINGAFGSAGQRCMATSVCVVQNDIADDFVEKLKDACDRLTLGDGLDENVDLGPVIRESHLQKVHHYIELGKQQNASLVRDGRKDVEEDNDGFYLGATIFDHVTTEMTIWKEEIFAPVLSVIRVKDLSEAINLTNQSDFGNGSVLYTESGSAVQQYRDDIEVGMLGVNVNVPAPMGFFPFSGWKSSFYGDLHTNGRDGVEFYTRKKMLTSRWFT; via the coding sequence ATGGCACAGCAATTGAAAAATTATATCAATGGTGAATGGAGAGAATCACGCAGCGATGGAGAAGATATCTTTAATCCCGCAGATGGAACGGTTATTGCACATACGCCTCATTCTACAGCCGAAGATGTCAACGATGCCGTCCAAGCTGCTCGCGATGCTTACCAATCGTGGCGAAAAACACCGGTCCCTAAACGAGCAAGGTTAATGTATACCTTTCATGAATTACTGCTCAACCATCATAAAGAATTAGCGGAGTTACTGACGAAAGAGAATGGAAAAACATATAAAGATGCGTATGGGGAAGTTTTACGCGGGATCGAGAATGTGGAATTTGCATCTGGTGCTCCTGATTTAATGAAAGGGGAAATTCTGCCGGATATTGCTGAAGGTATAGATTCAGGGATGTATCGGTATCCTGTTGGGGTTGTGGGAGGCATTACACCTTTTAATTTCCCGATGATGGTTCCTTGCTGGATGTTCCCACTCGCAATTGCTTGTGGAAATACTTTTGTATTGAAACCTTCTGAGCGTACACCTCTTCTCGCGCAACGATTGGCAGAGTTATTGGAGGAATCTGGAGTTCCGAAGGGGGTCTTTAATATTGTTCATGGTGCTAATGATGTGGTCAATGGTCTATTGGAAAACGACGGGATTGATGCTATCTCTTTTGTAGGATCCGAACCAGTTGCCAGGCATGTGTACCAAACAGCTTCGCAATACGGGAAACGCGTGCAGGCCCTCGGTGGTGCGAAAAATCATGCGATTGTTTTGGACGATGCCAACCTTGATAAAACCGTGAGTGGCGTTATTAATGGAGCCTTTGGCAGTGCTGGACAACGGTGTATGGCGACGTCAGTTTGTGTGGTTCAGAATGATATCGCCGATGATTTTGTTGAAAAACTTAAGGATGCGTGCGATCGGCTTACGCTTGGCGATGGTCTCGATGAAAACGTGGATTTGGGACCCGTGATCAGAGAAAGTCATTTACAGAAGGTTCATCATTATATTGAGTTAGGAAAGCAACAAAACGCGTCGTTAGTACGTGACGGACGTAAAGATGTGGAAGAGGACAATGATGGCTTTTATTTAGGAGCAACGATTTTTGATCATGTTACTACAGAAATGACCATTTGGAAGGAAGAAATATTTGCACCTGTTCTTAGCGTTATTCGAGTGAAGGATCTCAGCGAAGCGATCAACTTAACGAATCAATCGGATTTTGGAAATGGTTCCGTTCTTTATACAGAAAGTGGCTCGGCTGTTCAGCAATACAGAGATGATATTGAGGTAGGAATGCTTGGTGTGAATGTAAATGTTCCAGCGCCCATGGGTTTTTTCCCGTTTTCAGGTTGGAAGAGCTCGTTCTATGGGGACTTGCATACGAATGGCCGGGACGGCGTAGAATTTTATACACGGAAGAAAATGCTTACCAGCCGTTGGTTTACCTAA
- a CDS encoding PucR family transcriptional regulator gives MLTVKDILQRPMFQSAHVVSKKADLERNVRWVHVLEVTEFETLLRGGEMILSTGVALKDQGVDYVQKLIANDVACLCIELGESFPTVPKGMIELADTYHFPLIVFTSIVRFVDITQDIHADIINFQHQQLSALDRLSNEFHQLTLRANGNLKILKKLQLVTRREIIFLPTDDYPLFIPGLNQQEQRRIQSEVEQAHKVRTWFDKKRQKSFLLKPIDAMGQNWGFILINNDKPMESFDYHALDRATGALAQNLLRVFYTEEKRLINENSWIHDLIAQNVDSEREARAKLNIYPNKELMYRMSVIKMKRPYEMTTDKQTLQYQTIRRIRYLFQQHGVDSFITISQNNAFIVLSVDKQFDNHEKKRMTKVVSSIEENSLELPLCIFVSQIYTKLLNAYLAFQETEDVMRMVNIQDDSTIHFYEDMGIYQLLFKLDDHSLENFIHTYLHPILKYDERKNSNLLYTLKIYLKLNCSKQQSAQRLQIARQTLYQRLDKIEELFGQDVTANHQLRLAVEVAIVANDLNT, from the coding sequence ATGCTCACCGTCAAAGATATTTTGCAACGACCGATGTTTCAGAGCGCCCACGTGGTAAGTAAAAAAGCAGATCTCGAACGCAACGTTCGCTGGGTTCATGTGCTAGAGGTCACAGAATTTGAAACATTGCTTCGGGGAGGTGAAATGATCTTAAGTACAGGTGTAGCACTTAAAGACCAGGGAGTCGACTATGTTCAAAAATTGATTGCCAATGATGTAGCTTGCTTATGTATAGAATTGGGGGAGAGCTTCCCCACAGTCCCTAAAGGTATGATTGAACTTGCAGACACTTATCACTTCCCTCTTATCGTTTTCACTTCCATTGTCCGATTTGTAGATATAACCCAAGATATTCATGCAGACATTATTAATTTCCAACACCAACAACTATCTGCACTCGACAGATTATCCAATGAGTTTCATCAACTGACACTCCGTGCAAATGGAAATCTGAAGATACTTAAAAAGCTGCAATTGGTTACCCGCAGAGAGATCATATTTTTACCAACTGATGATTATCCCCTTTTTATCCCAGGCTTAAATCAACAAGAACAGAGACGTATCCAATCGGAAGTCGAACAAGCCCACAAAGTTAGGACTTGGTTTGACAAAAAAAGGCAGAAATCTTTCCTTCTCAAACCAATTGATGCCATGGGTCAAAACTGGGGATTTATTTTGATAAATAATGACAAACCAATGGAATCATTTGATTATCACGCGCTCGATCGCGCAACCGGCGCATTAGCCCAAAACCTTCTCCGCGTTTTTTATACAGAAGAAAAGAGACTAATAAATGAAAATTCCTGGATTCACGACTTAATCGCACAAAACGTTGATTCCGAGAGAGAAGCTCGGGCTAAGTTAAATATTTATCCCAACAAAGAATTAATGTATCGCATGAGTGTGATTAAAATGAAACGACCTTACGAAATGACTACAGACAAACAAACCTTACAGTATCAAACCATTCGACGCATACGCTACCTTTTCCAACAACATGGAGTGGATTCGTTTATCACTATTTCTCAGAATAATGCTTTCATTGTGCTTTCTGTGGACAAACAATTCGACAACCATGAAAAAAAACGTATGACGAAGGTGGTCTCTTCAATAGAAGAAAATTCGTTGGAGCTGCCATTGTGTATATTCGTTAGTCAAATTTACACAAAACTTCTAAATGCTTATTTGGCTTTTCAAGAAACTGAGGACGTAATGAGAATGGTCAACATTCAAGATGACTCCACAATTCATTTCTACGAAGACATGGGGATATATCAATTGCTGTTCAAATTAGATGACCATTCACTTGAAAATTTTATTCACACTTACCTACACCCCATCCTCAAGTACGATGAGAGAAAAAATAGCAATCTCCTCTATACATTAAAAATTTATCTAAAGCTTAATTGTTCGAAACAACAATCAGCGCAAAGACTACAAATCGCACGCCAAACACTCTATCAACGATTAGATAAAATCGAGGAGCTTTTTGGCCAGGATGTCACTGCAAACCATCAATTGCGATTGGCAGTGGAAGTAGCGATTGTAGCTAATGATTTGAATACTTAG